The following proteins come from a genomic window of Panicum hallii strain FIL2 chromosome 8, PHallii_v3.1, whole genome shotgun sequence:
- the LOC112903600 gene encoding uncharacterized abhydrolase domain-containing protein DDB_G0269086-like — MPTLDEGGLAVRQLGGDPNRGLHIPGATPDRQQRTSQGPGEPRPGGSAPARKGKEKVPVPEHRHKDNAGAAPARRSDEDKGAAPARSGQAEGSKFLTSDATSTSTGAASARGSGPQPVPTAAEPSGPEPEAATPPRPEPIPEEETARPVASTEAPAAAAALDAVVEPPPAGPVAAVEATAPEEAALEVAAVPEVAATPEGVMAPEAAAPEAAAAEVTEVTSSTTPPVQEGEPEVVPGRHLLRSPAEVPLPCLFAKSLQVHEELETGIRREWERLEAECDRLLDWEQRLGDRIKSVTARYADERAKLMLERELLQEQLQQALNREAAAAQRERAAARREAHALERELLAETRVQAAAEREKTSLELADQAKKVVEMTAAQEATLAELVAATAKREERLAAREAEEVSRLEELQEREAAVEKELAAGTRRLREREAALQEREPKMEEFQAERSASIGRIVRWAGEVNSSLEALGANPIWVAEAPSSLGVALQVLDSAAERLQGLESGMLNLLETEGRVVARGTAEYILTCFRSHDPAIQLTPVLVGPLRATAAAAKEGVQEAADMVVSRVRRRPDASRPPGQ, encoded by the exons atgccgaccctggacgagggcggcctggcggtccggcagctgGGAGGGGACCCCAATCGTGGGCTCCACATCCCTGGCGCcacaccggaccgccagcagCGTACCAGCCAAGGTCCCGGGGAGCCAAGACCCGGAGGTTCGGCCCCCGccaggaaaggaaaggagaaggtgccggtgccggagcaccgGCACAAGGACAATGCGGGTGCCGCCCCGGCTCGAAGGAGCGACGAGGACAAGGGGGCGGCGCCCGCGCGGAGCGGCCAAGCtgaagggagcaa GTTCCTCACTTCGGACGCCACAAGCACGTCCACCGGAGCCGCCTCAGCTAGGGGGTCTGGCCCCCAGCCAGTACCAACAGCAGCCGAACCCAGTGGTCCGGAACCAGAGGCCGCCACACCCCCGAGGCCCGAACCCATCCCGGAGGAGGAGACTGCCAGACCTGTTGCGTCAACCGaggcgccagcagcagcagcagcactggACGCGGTGGTGGAGCCACCTCCAGCTGGACCAGTGGCGGCAGTCGAGGCGACAGCGCCGGAGGAAGCGGCACTGGAGGTAGCGGCAGTACCGGAGGTGGCGGCGACGCCAGAGGGAGTGATGGCgccggaggcggcggcaccagaggcagcggcggcggaggtcacAGAGGTCACTAGCAGCACCACTCCACCTGTGCAGGAGGGGGAGCCGGAGGTGGTGCCGGGGAGGCATCTTCTTCGAAGTCCAGCAGAGGTCCCGCTCCCCTGCCTCTTTGCCAAGAGCCTGCAGGTTCACGAGGAGCTGGAGACTGGCATCCGCCGAGAGTGGGAGAGGTTGGAGGCGGAGTGCGACCGGCTCCTCGACTGGGAGCaacgcctgggggaccgcatcaagtcCGTCACCGCCCGCTACGCTGATGAGCGCGCCAAGCTCATGCTGGAGCGTGAGCTCCTGCAGGAGCAACTGCAGCAGGCTCTCAAccgggaggcggcagcggcccaACGGGAGAGAGCGGCCGCACGGCGGGAGGCGCATGCCCTCGAGCGGGAGCTCCTGGCGGAGACGAGGGTGCAAGCGGCCGCGGAGCGGGAGAAGACCTCCCTGGAGTTGGCTGACCAGGCCAAGAAGGTGGTGGAGATGACCGCGGCACAGGAggccactcttgcagaactggTGGCAGCCACGGCAAAGAGGGAAGAAAGGCTCGCCGcccgcgaagcagaggaggtgtcCCGGCTCGAGGAACTCCAGGAGCGGGAGGCGGCCGTGGAGAAGGAGCTGGCGGCCGGGACACGGAGGCTTCGGGAGCGGGAAGCGGCCCTCCAGGAAAGGGAGCCCAAGATGGAGGAGTTCCAGGCGGAACGGAGCGCCAGCATCGGCCGCATCGTAAGGTGGGCCGGTGAGGTGAACTCCTCCCTGGAAGCTCTCGGAGCAAACCCCATCTGGGTGGCGGAGGCTCCTTCATCGCTTGGCGTCGCCCTCCAGGTGCTGGACTCCGCCGCCGAGCGACTTCAAGGCCTGGAGTCCGGCATGCTCAacctcctggagacagaagGGAGAGTAGTTGCCCGGGGGACGgctgagtacatcctcacctgtttccggagccacgaccccgccatccAACTAACTCCCGTCCTGGTTGGTCCCctccgggcgacggcggccgccgcgaAGGAGGGTGTGCAGGAGGCGGCCGACATGGTGGTGTCCCGCGTCCGACGCCGTCCCGATGCCTCCAGACCACCAGGGCAATAG